A single window of Collinsella aerofaciens DNA harbors:
- a CDS encoding NADH-quinone oxidoreductase subunit H codes for MNIVLAIAQGLVVMLVAPFFSGLARVIRAKMHNRRGPSILQDYRDLAKLMARPESVSSDSSFVLRIMPPLFLAVSFMLAMGLPMFTLESPMPVFGDAITIMYALALSRFFFALSGVDSSNAYAGFGGIRELLMSVLIEPSMLIALFTVAIVCGSTDIATMGQHIVTGNVSSVVAVILAGVAFAAACYMELGKLPFDQAEAEQELQEGPLAELSGPSLAMMKLAMGMKQVVVVAWFTSIFIPWGEPATIGVTALVGAVVFLVKCLVDFVVCGVLENSVSRSRFKVLGNQTWAVVGIAVLAFVFVVVGV; via the coding sequence ATGAACATCGTTCTTGCGATAGCGCAGGGCCTCGTGGTCATGCTGGTCGCGCCCTTCTTCTCCGGCCTCGCCCGTGTGATTCGCGCGAAGATGCACAATCGCCGCGGTCCGTCCATCCTTCAGGATTACCGGGACCTCGCGAAGCTCATGGCGCGTCCCGAGTCCGTGAGTTCCGACTCGAGCTTCGTGCTGCGCATCATGCCGCCGCTGTTCCTCGCGGTGTCGTTCATGCTCGCCATGGGCCTGCCCATGTTCACGCTCGAGAGCCCCATGCCCGTCTTTGGTGACGCCATCACCATCATGTACGCGCTCGCGCTGTCCCGTTTCTTCTTCGCGCTGTCCGGCGTGGATTCCTCCAACGCCTACGCGGGCTTCGGCGGTATCCGCGAGCTCCTCATGAGCGTGCTCATCGAGCCGTCCATGCTCATCGCGCTGTTTACCGTCGCCATCGTGTGCGGCTCCACGGACATTGCGACCATGGGTCAGCACATCGTTACGGGCAACGTCTCGAGCGTCGTCGCCGTCATCCTCGCCGGCGTCGCCTTCGCGGCCGCCTGCTATATGGAGCTCGGCAAGCTTCCGTTCGATCAGGCCGAAGCCGAGCAGGAGCTCCAGGAGGGCCCGCTCGCCGAGCTCTCCGGCCCGTCCCTGGCCATGATGAAGCTCGCCATGGGCATGAAGCAGGTCGTGGTCGTCGCTTGGTTCACCTCCATCTTCATCCCCTGGGGAGAGCCCGCGACCATCGGCGTCACCGCTCTCGTGGGCGCCGTCGTCTTCCTTGTCAAGTGCCTGGTCGATTTCGTTGTCTGCGGCGTGCTCGAGAACTCCGTTTCCCGTTCGCGCTTCAAGGTGCTCGGTAACCAGACCTGGGCCGTCGTCGGCATCGCGGTCCTCGCGTTCGTCTTCGTCGTCGTAGGCGTGTAG
- a CDS encoding hydrogenase 4 subunit D: MSIESSLSLFAMVAIAVPMLGSLLIVMLPRPYAKWICAFAGGIATVASVGLAATFAGNGMNAVDVTWASMGQTLVMGFIFDRMSTLLAPAFVAIGLLVVIYSFPYMSDKNKEHPDAPRRRFYVYFSTFIGAMAGLAYSSTIVGQLVFFEITGVCSWGLISYYMTPTAKKAGMKALIITHIGALGLYIGAAFLFAGTGTFALSAISQLDSGMKTVVLLLILFAAWAKSAQFPLYMWLPSAMEAPTPVSAYLHGASMVKVGVCVFARALASAGDIPEIVGWVAIIDAVVTMLFGFLMYLPQKDMKRLLAFSTIAQLAYVFFGLGLSVFGSQMAFNGAVEHIFNHAFTKTLFFLIAGSLSFTLGTRMLPKIQGLMKKYPVTGVGFAVAATAIAGVPPMSTFFSKFQIISGGFAVGASNTVIFVLVCVMVVETVATFAWFLRWMGKVLPGEPSETVAAGQPLPRAMAFVFVVLMIMVVVAGPLSSSWMG; the protein is encoded by the coding sequence ATGTCAATCGAATCGAGCTTGTCCCTCTTTGCCATGGTGGCGATCGCCGTCCCCATGCTGGGCTCCCTGCTCATCGTCATGCTGCCGCGTCCCTACGCTAAATGGATCTGCGCCTTTGCCGGCGGCATCGCCACGGTCGCTTCCGTTGGCTTGGCCGCGACGTTTGCCGGAAACGGCATGAACGCGGTCGATGTAACCTGGGCGAGTATGGGCCAGACCTTGGTCATGGGCTTCATATTCGACCGGATGAGCACGCTGCTCGCACCCGCGTTCGTCGCTATCGGCCTGCTCGTCGTCATCTATTCGTTCCCGTACATGAGCGATAAGAACAAGGAGCATCCCGACGCGCCCCGTCGCCGCTTCTACGTGTACTTCTCCACGTTCATCGGCGCCATGGCCGGTCTCGCCTACAGCTCCACCATCGTCGGCCAGCTCGTTTTCTTCGAGATCACCGGCGTGTGCTCCTGGGGCCTCATCAGCTACTACATGACGCCCACGGCCAAGAAGGCCGGTATGAAGGCGCTCATCATCACCCATATCGGCGCTCTGGGACTCTACATCGGCGCGGCCTTCCTGTTCGCCGGAACCGGCACGTTCGCGCTGAGCGCGATCTCCCAGCTCGATTCCGGTATGAAGACCGTCGTGCTGCTGCTCATCCTGTTCGCCGCTTGGGCCAAGTCCGCCCAGTTCCCGCTCTACATGTGGCTGCCCTCCGCAATGGAGGCCCCCACGCCCGTTTCCGCCTACCTCCATGGCGCGTCCATGGTGAAGGTCGGCGTGTGCGTGTTCGCCCGCGCTCTTGCGAGTGCCGGCGATATCCCCGAGATCGTCGGTTGGGTCGCCATCATCGACGCCGTCGTGACCATGCTCTTCGGCTTCCTCATGTACCTGCCCCAGAAGGATATGAAGCGCCTGCTCGCCTTCTCGACGATCGCGCAGCTCGCCTACGTGTTCTTCGGCCTGGGCCTCTCCGTGTTCGGAAGCCAGATGGCGTTCAACGGCGCCGTCGAGCACATCTTCAACCACGCGTTCACCAAGACCCTGTTCTTCCTCATCGCCGGCTCCCTCAGCTTCACGCTGGGAACCCGTATGTTGCCCAAGATCCAGGGCCTCATGAAGAAGTACCCGGTCACGGGCGTGGGCTTCGCGGTCGCCGCGACCGCTATCGCCGGCGTGCCCCCCATGAGCACGTTCTTCTCCAAGTTCCAGATTATTTCCGGTGGCTTCGCGGTTGGTGCTTCCAACACGGTCATCTTCGTCCTCGTGTGCGTCATGGTCGTCGAGACCGTCGCCACCTTCGCATGGTTCCTGCGTTGGATGGGTAAGGTCCTGCCCGGTGAGCCGAGCGAGACCGTGGCCGCCGGCCAGCCCCTTCCGCGCGCCATGGCGTTCGTGTTCGTCGTCCTCATGATCATGGTCGTCGTCGCCGGTCCTCTGTCCTCTAGTTGGATGGGTTAG
- a CDS encoding hydrogenase 4 subunit F: protein MDVSMLTVALLACPLVFSLIMAALPKTTSYSVFAGLNTISVAATLVLSVVTAGTMLSSGQNIDALGLWLHLDSLSSIFVLLVGIIGFITGVYSISYIKIDIEEKTMPAERTKQYYALFSLFVFTMLLACLSNNIILTWAAVEATTLSTVFLVGIYKNKQALEASWKYAMVCTAGVAFGLFGTLLIYANAADIMPNAHEAAFLTSIMPYADQFDPMLVRLAFAFIVIGFGTKAGLFPMHTWLPDAHSQAPSPVSALLSGVLLKCAMLVIIRFYSLSIITVGDTYPRTLLLILGTLSILVAALCIFKQDDIKRRFAYSSVDNVGVVALCLGIGGPLGIAACLLHCIFHGFTKALAFCMAGNIQHIYHTRDLNKIKGVVEIAPVTAALTIIALLALAAFPPFALFISEFLTFVAGVQSGPIWVVVLVATGLTGVYFALTGIALKSIFGKAPEGMKRHEVPALMIIPEIALAIVVMWFGIATPVAITSGVEDATSVVLNQSVEELHEAPLYRMVFSSQTKTSEVN, encoded by the coding sequence ATGGATGTTTCAATGCTGACGGTCGCCCTGCTCGCTTGTCCCCTCGTGTTCTCCCTGATTATGGCTGCGCTCCCCAAGACGACGTCCTACAGCGTCTTTGCGGGGCTCAACACCATCTCCGTCGCGGCGACCCTCGTCCTTTCGGTCGTCACCGCGGGAACCATGCTCTCGAGCGGGCAGAATATCGACGCTTTGGGCCTGTGGCTCCATCTCGATTCGCTCTCGTCGATCTTCGTCCTTCTGGTAGGCATCATCGGGTTCATCACCGGCGTGTACTCCATCTCCTATATCAAGATCGATATCGAGGAGAAGACCATGCCGGCCGAGCGCACCAAGCAGTACTACGCGCTGTTTAGCCTGTTCGTTTTCACGATGCTGCTCGCCTGCCTGTCCAACAACATCATCCTCACCTGGGCGGCGGTCGAGGCCACCACGCTGTCGACCGTGTTCCTCGTGGGCATCTACAAGAACAAGCAGGCGCTCGAGGCGTCTTGGAAGTACGCGATGGTCTGCACCGCCGGCGTGGCCTTCGGCCTGTTCGGCACGCTGCTCATCTACGCGAACGCCGCCGATATCATGCCCAACGCGCATGAGGCAGCCTTCCTCACCTCCATCATGCCCTACGCCGACCAGTTCGACCCGATGCTCGTGCGCCTCGCGTTCGCGTTCATCGTCATCGGCTTCGGCACCAAGGCGGGCCTGTTCCCCATGCACACTTGGCTGCCCGACGCGCACTCCCAGGCTCCGAGCCCGGTCTCCGCGCTGCTCTCGGGCGTGCTGCTCAAGTGCGCCATGCTGGTGATCATCCGCTTCTACTCCCTGTCCATCATCACGGTGGGCGACACCTATCCGCGTACGCTCCTGCTCATCCTGGGCACGCTGTCCATCCTGGTGGCCGCCCTGTGCATCTTTAAGCAGGACGATATCAAGCGCCGCTTCGCGTACTCCTCCGTCGACAACGTCGGCGTGGTCGCGCTGTGCCTGGGTATCGGTGGTCCGCTCGGTATCGCCGCCTGCCTGCTGCACTGCATCTTCCACGGTTTCACGAAGGCGCTCGCCTTCTGCATGGCCGGTAACATCCAGCACATCTACCACACCCGCGACCTGAACAAGATCAAGGGCGTCGTCGAGATCGCTCCCGTCACGGCAGCGCTCACCATCATCGCCCTGCTCGCGCTCGCCGCCTTCCCGCCGTTCGCCCTGTTCATCTCCGAGTTCCTCACCTTCGTGGCCGGCGTCCAGTCCGGTCCCATCTGGGTGGTCGTGCTCGTGGCCACTGGCCTCACCGGCGTGTACTTTGCCCTTACCGGCATCGCGCTCAAGTCCATCTTCGGCAAGGCGCCCGAGGGCATGAAGCGCCACGAGGTGCCCGCCCTCATGATCATCCCCGAGATCGCCCTCGCGATCGTGGTCATGTGGTTCGGTATCGCCACCCCGGTCGCCATCACGAGCGGCGTCGAGGATGCAACGTCCGTCGTTTTGAACCAGAGCGTCGAAGAGCTCCACGAGGCTCCTCTCTACCGCATGGTGTTCAGTTCCCAGACCAAGACAAGCGAGGTGAATTAG
- the hyfE gene encoding hydrogenase 4 membrane subunit gives MGYSLVNILGGLLIVTSTMVVVSKTIPSAIKWYAIQSVVLVGVLLTLGLTTGATELLMWAASAFVTKVILVPFILNRAYKKMGSPADSTLTSSIKPAWTIILTGLEVAICFAVVTRLSLPTAEVATPALAISFAHFFVGLTCIISQRNILKQIFGYCLMENGSHVTLALLAPTAPEIIEIGIATDAIFAVIIMSAVVVRIWNDTKSLDSHDLTELKG, from the coding sequence ATGGGTTATTCGTTAGTCAATATCCTGGGCGGTCTTCTGATCGTGACCTCCACCATGGTGGTCGTCTCGAAGACCATCCCGTCCGCCATTAAGTGGTACGCGATCCAGTCGGTTGTCCTGGTGGGCGTGCTGCTCACCCTGGGCCTCACCACCGGTGCCACCGAGCTTCTCATGTGGGCCGCGTCGGCCTTCGTCACCAAGGTGATCCTCGTTCCGTTCATTCTCAACCGTGCCTACAAAAAGATGGGTTCGCCTGCCGATAGCACGCTGACCTCCTCCATCAAGCCGGCCTGGACCATCATCCTCACCGGTCTGGAGGTGGCCATCTGCTTCGCGGTGGTCACGCGCCTGAGCCTGCCCACCGCTGAGGTGGCTACTCCGGCCCTCGCCATCAGCTTCGCGCACTTCTTCGTCGGCCTCACGTGCATCATCTCCCAGCGCAACATCCTCAAGCAAATCTTCGGGTACTGCCTTATGGAGAACGGTAGCCACGTGACGCTCGCCCTGCTCGCGCCCACGGCCCCCGAGATCATCGAGATCGGCATCGCCACCGACGCCATTTTCGCCGTCATCATCATGTCCGCCGTCGTCGTGAGGATCTGGAACGACACCAAGTCGCTCGACTCCCACGACCTGACCGAATTGAAGGGGTAG